A single genomic interval of Methanocorpusculum sp. harbors:
- a CDS encoding mRNA surveillance protein pelota, with amino-acid sequence MKAEVPEPLKRDGFGEYKLMPESVDDLWHLSHLISPGNTVYAVTLRTVDGPTDKLRSEKLEKRPVKIGVKCDKVEFVPESSRLRVFGLISYGPDMGQHHTLNIEAGYEIGVVRQWKPIDLARLERAVSSSVHGVVHIVAIEDGEAELYRVRQYGPERITTMTVGSGKSAELDSRQALFVELLAFLEKVTGSIVVAGPGFVKEDFVKFAKTKAPEIAERMLLADTRRCGYGAIQEAIGNGVLARVAEDLQLAKEVSFMDEVFLRIGQNGAVAYGKNEVRQSIDYGAAETILVADSFVRDANVSRMIEGAERLGANVIVLSTEFEPGTRLVGLGGVAALLRYKI; translated from the coding sequence CGGATTCGGCGAGTATAAACTCATGCCCGAATCGGTCGACGATCTCTGGCATCTTTCGCATCTGATCAGTCCGGGAAACACTGTTTACGCAGTAACGCTCCGGACAGTGGACGGACCGACCGACAAATTACGTTCGGAAAAACTCGAGAAGCGGCCGGTGAAGATCGGCGTAAAATGTGATAAGGTGGAGTTTGTCCCGGAATCTTCCCGGCTCCGGGTCTTTGGGCTCATCAGTTACGGGCCGGACATGGGCCAGCATCACACGCTGAACATCGAAGCAGGATATGAGATCGGTGTGGTCCGGCAATGGAAGCCGATCGATCTTGCACGTCTGGAACGGGCGGTCTCCTCCTCGGTTCACGGCGTGGTCCACATCGTGGCGATCGAAGACGGAGAGGCCGAACTTTACCGGGTCCGGCAGTACGGACCCGAGAGAATAACCACCATGACGGTCGGCAGCGGAAAATCCGCCGAACTGGATTCAAGACAGGCATTGTTCGTCGAACTCCTGGCGTTTCTCGAGAAAGTCACCGGATCCATCGTAGTTGCCGGACCGGGATTCGTGAAAGAGGATTTCGTCAAGTTCGCGAAAACCAAGGCACCCGAGATCGCCGAACGCATGCTTCTCGCCGACACGCGGCGGTGCGGCTACGGCGCGATCCAGGAAGCGATCGGAAACGGCGTTCTTGCACGGGTTGCCGAGGATCTTCAGCTCGCAAAAGAGGTCTCGTTCATGGATGAGGTGTTTCTCAGGATCGGTCAGAACGGTGCCGTTGCTTATGGGAAAAACGAGGTCCGGCAGTCGATCGATTACGGAGCCGCCGAGACGATCCTCGTCGCCGACTCGTTTGTTCGGGACGCAAATGTTTCCCGTATGATCGAAGGGGCGGAGCGGCTCGGTGCGAACGTCATCGTTCTCTCGACCGAATTCGAACCGGGAACCCGCCTCGTCGGTCTTGGCGGGGTCGCGGCTCTGTTGAGATATAAGATCTGA